One genomic window of Elaeis guineensis isolate ETL-2024a chromosome 2, EG11, whole genome shotgun sequence includes the following:
- the LOC105055603 gene encoding peptidyl-prolyl cis-trans isomerase CYP63 isoform X1: MTSAPSLSLPKTLDTRLAKSEKMAKKKNPLVFLDISIDGNRAERIVIELFSDVVPKTAENFRALCTGEKGIGASTGKSLHYKGSIFHRIVKRFGAQGGDIAKLDGSGGESIYGGKFSDENFKLKHDGPGVLSMASPAPDSNGSQFFMSFRAAPRLDGKNVVFGKVVSGMSLLKKMEQAGSDKGKPICTVKIVDCGEASDNKTKTELGTVKEDKLIKSGRDLPSDDSSDGERRIGHKRTVNDKRKKRKRRYSSSDSYSSNNSDSDSYSSDSISDSESDSDYSSSDASSSSDSRHKRRKKTSKKDRYRHGKRKRDLLREKQQRRHNKRSRRRSSESSSDPESESASSSSSDNEQADCQRDAHKTKSSLRGTDISAKAPAGQTKLPAMVLGEEETGGGPRKDEKETVKDNASHEEGELLNGHGEFREKENVLGAKVDRTVNLQSQSDDKSSRFRSKDLKGSSSASLRSGQPIPDKILHLEGATASSMRENERQNQKSPSRSPEKSPGHKASEATLNRGRNLSRSRSREGAPKRLRKGRGFTEQYAYVRKYRTPSPERSPVRSHYYRGRNEWASGQDRYSRYRTYTERTRVQHYRRSPRGGSPLRYRSRRGRSRSTSPSPVGYRGHGRDRSRSPRRSLSPKFDRGPTVSDRLRSRLGPQGNRHPSDRGRSRSRNRDSLASRSPDAGPHANKDKGDMRSRSSSRSSSPAGNRGLVSYGDGSPDR; this comes from the exons ATGACATCAGCTCCCTCGCTCTCTCTCCCCAAAACCCTAGACACCCGACTTGCAAAg tcagaaaagatggccaagaAGAAAAATCCCCTTGTGTTTCTGGACATATCAATTGATGGAAACCGAGCTGAAAGAATAGTAATCGAG CTCTTTTCAGATGTTGTTCCTAAGACTGCTGAGAACTTTCGAGCGCTTTGTACTG GAGAGAAGGGCATTGGGGCTTCTACTGGAAAATCATTACATTACAAGGGATCAATTTTTCATCGCATTGTCAAAAGATTTGGTGCTCAA GGTGGCGATATTGCAAAACTAGATG GCAGTGGTGGAGAAAGTATATATGGAGGAAAGTTTTCAG ATGAGAATTTTAAGCTGAAGCATGATGGACCTGGTGTTTTGTCCATGGCAAGTCCTGCACCAGATTCAAATGGATCGCAATTTTTCATGAGCTTCAGGGCTGCACCACGCCTTGACGG caaAAATGTTGTTTTTGGGAAGGTCGTGAGTGGAATGAGTTTGCTGAAGAAGATGGAACAGGCAGGTTCAGATAAAGGAAAACCTATTTGCACTGTTAAAATTGTGGATTGTGGTGAAGCTTCTGATAATAAAACTAAAACTGAACTTGGGACTGTAAAAG AAGATAAGCTTATAAAATCAGGAAGGGATCTTCCTTCAGATGATAGTTCTGATGGAGAGAGGAGGATAGGACACAAGAGAACTGTTaatgacaaaagaaagaagagaaagagaagatacTCATCATCTGATTCATACAGCTCCAACAACTCTGATTCAGACTCTTACTCCTCTGATAGCATCTCTGACTCAGAATCTGATTCAGACTATTCATCATCAGATGCTAGTTCATCCAGTGATTCAAGACACAAGAGGAGAAAGAAAACATCAAAAAAGGATAGATACAGGCATGGGAAAAGAAAGAGGGACTTGCTTAGAGAGAAGCAACAAAGGAGGCATAATAAAAGATCAAGACGGAG GAGTTCGGAAAGTTCAAGTGATCCGGAGAGTGAGAGTGCCAGCAGTAGTAGCTCGGATAATGAACAAGCTGATTGTCAGAGGGATGCTCATAAAACCAAAAGTTCATTACGAGGCACTGATATCTCTGCTAAAGCTCCTG CCGGACAGACAAAACTTCCTGCAATGGTCTTGGGTGAAGAAGAAACTGGAGGAGGGCCAAGGAAAGATGAAAAGGAAACTGTCAAGGATAATGCTTCACATGAAGAGGGTGAACTCCTTAATGGACATGGTGAATTTCGAGAAAAAGAGAATGTCTTGGGAGCCAAAGTTGACAGAACTGTGAATCTACAATCACAATCAGATGACAAATCAAGCAGATTCAG GAGCAAGGATCTCAAGGGAAGTTCAAGTGCAAGTCTTAGGAGTGGTCAACCAATTCCAGATAAGATCCTACATTTGGAAGGTGCTACTGCAAGTTCAATGAGAGAGAATGAAAGGCAAAATCAGAAAAGTCCTTCAAGGAGTCCAGAAAAAAGCCCTGGGCATAAAGCTTCTGAAGCCACTTTAAATCGTGGAAGGAATTTGTCAAGAAGCCGTTCCCGAGAGGGTGCCCCAAAGCGACTAAGGAAAGGACGAGGATTTACTGAGCAGTATGCATATGTCCGCAAATACAGAACTCCTTCACCAGAGCGTTCTCCTGTTCGCTCCCACTATTACAGGGGAAGAAATGAATGGGCAAGCGGCCAGGATAG GTACTCAAGATATAGGACTTACACTGAGCGCACACGAGTACAACACTATCGTCGCTCCCCAAGAGGTGGTAGTCCACTCAG ATATCGAAGCAGGAGAGGGAGAAGCAGGAGTACTTCACCCAGTCCTGTTGGTTATCGTGGCCATGGGAGGGATCGCAGCCGGAGCCCAAGACGCAGCCTGAGTCCTAAATTTGACCGGGGACCAACGGTTAGTGATAGACTCCGATCTCGTCTTGGTCCACAAGGAAATAGACACCCTTCTGATAGAGGAAGGTCGAGGTCAAGGAACCGGGATTCTTTGGCTTCCAGGTCTCCTGATGCAGGCCCTCATGCCAACAAAGACAAGGGTGATATGAGGTCTCGAAGCAGTTCTAGATCCAGCAGCCCTGCTGGAAACCGTGGGTTGGTTTCTTATGGAGACGGGAGCCCTGATAGGTAG
- the LOC105055603 gene encoding uncharacterized protein isoform X4 gives MTSAPSLSLPKTLDTRLAKSEKMAKKKNPLVFLDISIDGNRAERIVIELFSDVVPKTAENFRALCTGEKGIGASTGKSLHYKGSIFHRIVKRFGAQGGDIAKLDGSGGESIYGGKFSDENFKLKHDGPGVLSMASPAPDSNGSQFFMSFRAAPRLDGKNVVFGKVVSGMSLLKKMEQAGSDKGKPICTVKIVDCGEASDNKTKTELGTVKEDKLIKSGRDLPSDDSSDGERRIGHKRTVNDKRKKRKRRYSSSDSYSSNNSDSDSYSSDSISDSESDSDYSSSDASSSSDSRHKRRKKTSKKDRYRHGKRKRDLLREKQQRRHNKRSRRRSSESSSDPESESASSSSSDNEQADCQRDAHKTKSSLRGTDISAKAPAGQTKLPAMVLGEEETGGGPRKDEKETVKDNASHEEGELLNGHGEFREKENVLGAKVDRTVNLQSQSDDKSSRFRSKDLKGSSSASLRSGQPIPDKILHLEGATASSMRENERQNQKSPSRSPEKSPGHKASEATLNRGRNLSRSRSREGAPKRLRKGRGFTEQYAYVRKYRTPSPERSPVRSHYYRGRNEWASGQDRYSRYRTYTERTRVQHYRRSPRDIEAGEGEAGVLHPVLLVIVAMGGIAAGAQDAA, from the exons ATGACATCAGCTCCCTCGCTCTCTCTCCCCAAAACCCTAGACACCCGACTTGCAAAg tcagaaaagatggccaagaAGAAAAATCCCCTTGTGTTTCTGGACATATCAATTGATGGAAACCGAGCTGAAAGAATAGTAATCGAG CTCTTTTCAGATGTTGTTCCTAAGACTGCTGAGAACTTTCGAGCGCTTTGTACTG GAGAGAAGGGCATTGGGGCTTCTACTGGAAAATCATTACATTACAAGGGATCAATTTTTCATCGCATTGTCAAAAGATTTGGTGCTCAA GGTGGCGATATTGCAAAACTAGATG GCAGTGGTGGAGAAAGTATATATGGAGGAAAGTTTTCAG ATGAGAATTTTAAGCTGAAGCATGATGGACCTGGTGTTTTGTCCATGGCAAGTCCTGCACCAGATTCAAATGGATCGCAATTTTTCATGAGCTTCAGGGCTGCACCACGCCTTGACGG caaAAATGTTGTTTTTGGGAAGGTCGTGAGTGGAATGAGTTTGCTGAAGAAGATGGAACAGGCAGGTTCAGATAAAGGAAAACCTATTTGCACTGTTAAAATTGTGGATTGTGGTGAAGCTTCTGATAATAAAACTAAAACTGAACTTGGGACTGTAAAAG AAGATAAGCTTATAAAATCAGGAAGGGATCTTCCTTCAGATGATAGTTCTGATGGAGAGAGGAGGATAGGACACAAGAGAACTGTTaatgacaaaagaaagaagagaaagagaagatacTCATCATCTGATTCATACAGCTCCAACAACTCTGATTCAGACTCTTACTCCTCTGATAGCATCTCTGACTCAGAATCTGATTCAGACTATTCATCATCAGATGCTAGTTCATCCAGTGATTCAAGACACAAGAGGAGAAAGAAAACATCAAAAAAGGATAGATACAGGCATGGGAAAAGAAAGAGGGACTTGCTTAGAGAGAAGCAACAAAGGAGGCATAATAAAAGATCAAGACGGAG GAGTTCGGAAAGTTCAAGTGATCCGGAGAGTGAGAGTGCCAGCAGTAGTAGCTCGGATAATGAACAAGCTGATTGTCAGAGGGATGCTCATAAAACCAAAAGTTCATTACGAGGCACTGATATCTCTGCTAAAGCTCCTG CCGGACAGACAAAACTTCCTGCAATGGTCTTGGGTGAAGAAGAAACTGGAGGAGGGCCAAGGAAAGATGAAAAGGAAACTGTCAAGGATAATGCTTCACATGAAGAGGGTGAACTCCTTAATGGACATGGTGAATTTCGAGAAAAAGAGAATGTCTTGGGAGCCAAAGTTGACAGAACTGTGAATCTACAATCACAATCAGATGACAAATCAAGCAGATTCAG GAGCAAGGATCTCAAGGGAAGTTCAAGTGCAAGTCTTAGGAGTGGTCAACCAATTCCAGATAAGATCCTACATTTGGAAGGTGCTACTGCAAGTTCAATGAGAGAGAATGAAAGGCAAAATCAGAAAAGTCCTTCAAGGAGTCCAGAAAAAAGCCCTGGGCATAAAGCTTCTGAAGCCACTTTAAATCGTGGAAGGAATTTGTCAAGAAGCCGTTCCCGAGAGGGTGCCCCAAAGCGACTAAGGAAAGGACGAGGATTTACTGAGCAGTATGCATATGTCCGCAAATACAGAACTCCTTCACCAGAGCGTTCTCCTGTTCGCTCCCACTATTACAGGGGAAGAAATGAATGGGCAAGCGGCCAGGATAG GTACTCAAGATATAGGACTTACACTGAGCGCACACGAGTACAACACTATCGTCGCTCCCCAAGAG ATATCGAAGCAGGAGAGGGAGAAGCAGGAGTACTTCACCCAGTCCTGTTGGTTATCGTGGCCATGGGAGGGATCGCAGCCGGAGCCCAAGACGCAGCCTGA
- the LOC105055603 gene encoding peptidyl-prolyl cis-trans isomerase CYP63 isoform X2, whose protein sequence is MSLSEKMAKKKNPLVFLDISIDGNRAERIVIELFSDVVPKTAENFRALCTGEKGIGASTGKSLHYKGSIFHRIVKRFGAQGGDIAKLDGSGGESIYGGKFSDENFKLKHDGPGVLSMASPAPDSNGSQFFMSFRAAPRLDGKNVVFGKVVSGMSLLKKMEQAGSDKGKPICTVKIVDCGEASDNKTKTELGTVKEDKLIKSGRDLPSDDSSDGERRIGHKRTVNDKRKKRKRRYSSSDSYSSNNSDSDSYSSDSISDSESDSDYSSSDASSSSDSRHKRRKKTSKKDRYRHGKRKRDLLREKQQRRHNKRSRRRSSESSSDPESESASSSSSDNEQADCQRDAHKTKSSLRGTDISAKAPAGQTKLPAMVLGEEETGGGPRKDEKETVKDNASHEEGELLNGHGEFREKENVLGAKVDRTVNLQSQSDDKSSRFRSKDLKGSSSASLRSGQPIPDKILHLEGATASSMRENERQNQKSPSRSPEKSPGHKASEATLNRGRNLSRSRSREGAPKRLRKGRGFTEQYAYVRKYRTPSPERSPVRSHYYRGRNEWASGQDRYSRYRTYTERTRVQHYRRSPRGGSPLRYRSRRGRSRSTSPSPVGYRGHGRDRSRSPRRSLSPKFDRGPTVSDRLRSRLGPQGNRHPSDRGRSRSRNRDSLASRSPDAGPHANKDKGDMRSRSSSRSSSPAGNRGLVSYGDGSPDR, encoded by the exons ATGTCGCTG tcagaaaagatggccaagaAGAAAAATCCCCTTGTGTTTCTGGACATATCAATTGATGGAAACCGAGCTGAAAGAATAGTAATCGAG CTCTTTTCAGATGTTGTTCCTAAGACTGCTGAGAACTTTCGAGCGCTTTGTACTG GAGAGAAGGGCATTGGGGCTTCTACTGGAAAATCATTACATTACAAGGGATCAATTTTTCATCGCATTGTCAAAAGATTTGGTGCTCAA GGTGGCGATATTGCAAAACTAGATG GCAGTGGTGGAGAAAGTATATATGGAGGAAAGTTTTCAG ATGAGAATTTTAAGCTGAAGCATGATGGACCTGGTGTTTTGTCCATGGCAAGTCCTGCACCAGATTCAAATGGATCGCAATTTTTCATGAGCTTCAGGGCTGCACCACGCCTTGACGG caaAAATGTTGTTTTTGGGAAGGTCGTGAGTGGAATGAGTTTGCTGAAGAAGATGGAACAGGCAGGTTCAGATAAAGGAAAACCTATTTGCACTGTTAAAATTGTGGATTGTGGTGAAGCTTCTGATAATAAAACTAAAACTGAACTTGGGACTGTAAAAG AAGATAAGCTTATAAAATCAGGAAGGGATCTTCCTTCAGATGATAGTTCTGATGGAGAGAGGAGGATAGGACACAAGAGAACTGTTaatgacaaaagaaagaagagaaagagaagatacTCATCATCTGATTCATACAGCTCCAACAACTCTGATTCAGACTCTTACTCCTCTGATAGCATCTCTGACTCAGAATCTGATTCAGACTATTCATCATCAGATGCTAGTTCATCCAGTGATTCAAGACACAAGAGGAGAAAGAAAACATCAAAAAAGGATAGATACAGGCATGGGAAAAGAAAGAGGGACTTGCTTAGAGAGAAGCAACAAAGGAGGCATAATAAAAGATCAAGACGGAG GAGTTCGGAAAGTTCAAGTGATCCGGAGAGTGAGAGTGCCAGCAGTAGTAGCTCGGATAATGAACAAGCTGATTGTCAGAGGGATGCTCATAAAACCAAAAGTTCATTACGAGGCACTGATATCTCTGCTAAAGCTCCTG CCGGACAGACAAAACTTCCTGCAATGGTCTTGGGTGAAGAAGAAACTGGAGGAGGGCCAAGGAAAGATGAAAAGGAAACTGTCAAGGATAATGCTTCACATGAAGAGGGTGAACTCCTTAATGGACATGGTGAATTTCGAGAAAAAGAGAATGTCTTGGGAGCCAAAGTTGACAGAACTGTGAATCTACAATCACAATCAGATGACAAATCAAGCAGATTCAG GAGCAAGGATCTCAAGGGAAGTTCAAGTGCAAGTCTTAGGAGTGGTCAACCAATTCCAGATAAGATCCTACATTTGGAAGGTGCTACTGCAAGTTCAATGAGAGAGAATGAAAGGCAAAATCAGAAAAGTCCTTCAAGGAGTCCAGAAAAAAGCCCTGGGCATAAAGCTTCTGAAGCCACTTTAAATCGTGGAAGGAATTTGTCAAGAAGCCGTTCCCGAGAGGGTGCCCCAAAGCGACTAAGGAAAGGACGAGGATTTACTGAGCAGTATGCATATGTCCGCAAATACAGAACTCCTTCACCAGAGCGTTCTCCTGTTCGCTCCCACTATTACAGGGGAAGAAATGAATGGGCAAGCGGCCAGGATAG GTACTCAAGATATAGGACTTACACTGAGCGCACACGAGTACAACACTATCGTCGCTCCCCAAGAGGTGGTAGTCCACTCAG ATATCGAAGCAGGAGAGGGAGAAGCAGGAGTACTTCACCCAGTCCTGTTGGTTATCGTGGCCATGGGAGGGATCGCAGCCGGAGCCCAAGACGCAGCCTGAGTCCTAAATTTGACCGGGGACCAACGGTTAGTGATAGACTCCGATCTCGTCTTGGTCCACAAGGAAATAGACACCCTTCTGATAGAGGAAGGTCGAGGTCAAGGAACCGGGATTCTTTGGCTTCCAGGTCTCCTGATGCAGGCCCTCATGCCAACAAAGACAAGGGTGATATGAGGTCTCGAAGCAGTTCTAGATCCAGCAGCCCTGCTGGAAACCGTGGGTTGGTTTCTTATGGAGACGGGAGCCCTGATAGGTAG
- the LOC105055609 gene encoding 2-methyl-6-phytyl-1,4-hydroquinone methyltransferase 1, chloroplastic, with protein sequence MASSVLNGAENLPLSTGRAPSGLGFLGSSLHGRRLPKMGMVPFNGNSRTRTMVPKCSLSSSRPANQPRFIQHKKEAFWFYRFLSIVYDHVINPGHWTEDMRDDALEPADLFDPRLKVVDVGGGTGFTTLGIIKHVHPKNVTILDQSPHQLAKARQKEALKECTIIEGDAEDLPFPTDSVDRYISAGSIEYWPDPQRGIKEAYRVLKLGGIACVIGPVYPTFWLSRFFADVWMLFPKEEEYIEWFQKAGFKDVKLKRIGPKWYRGVRRHGLIMGCSVTGVKRASGDSPLQLGPKAEDVKQPVNPFAFLTRFILGTIAAAYFVLVPIYMWIKDQIVPKGMPI encoded by the exons ATGGCTTCCTCGGTGCTTAATGGAGCGGAGAACCTTCCTCTCTCTACGGGAAGAGCCCCCAGTGGACTGGGCTTCTTGGGGTCCTCTCTCCATGGAAGACGCCTCCCAAAGATGGGAATGGTGCCCTTTAATGGGAATTCTAGGACTAGAACCATGGTACCCAAATGTAGCCTCTCATCTTCTAGGCCGGCCAACCAGCCCAGGTTCATTCAGCACAAAAAGGAGGCTTTTTGGTTCTATAGGTTCCTTTCCATAGTGTATGACCACGTCATAAACCCTGGGCACTGGACTGAGGACATGAGGGATGATGCTCTGGAGCCGGCCGATCTCTTTGATCCTAGGTTAAAGGTGGTGGATGTGGGTGGTGGAACGGGATTCACCACTTTGGGGATCATCAAGCATGTGCACCCCAAGAATGTTACAATTCTGGATCAGTCACCCCACCAGCTTGCCAAGGCAAGGCAGAAGGAGGCCCTCAAGGAGTGCACCATCATTGAGGGAGATGCCGAGGACCTCCCTTTCCCCACTGACTCCGTGGACCGTTATATCTCCGCCGGAAG TATCGAATATTGGCCTGATCCGCAACGTGGAATCAAGGAAGCATATAGGGTGTTGAAACTTGGAGGAATAGCTTGTGTGATCGGTCCTGTATACCCAACCTTCTGGCTCTCTCGCTTCTTTGCTGACGTGTGGATGCTTTTTCCTAAGGAAGAAGAATACATTGAGTGGTTTCAAAAGGCTGGATTTAAGGATGTTAAATTGAAAAGGATCGGTCCCAAATGGTACCGTGGTGTTCGTCGGCATGGTCTGATTATGGGATGCTCTGTTACGGGTGTGAAAAGAGCATCTGGGGATTCTCCTTTGCAG CTTGGTCCAAAGGCTGAGGACGTGAAGCAGCCTGTGAATCCATTCGCCTTCCTCACTCGCTTCATCTTAGGTACCATCGCAGCAGCATACTTTGTGTTGGTGCCCATTTATATGTGGATTAAAGATCAGATTGTCCCCAAGGGAATGCCAatatga
- the LOC105055603 gene encoding peptidyl-prolyl cis-trans isomerase CYP63 isoform X3, which translates to MAKKKNPLVFLDISIDGNRAERIVIELFSDVVPKTAENFRALCTGEKGIGASTGKSLHYKGSIFHRIVKRFGAQGGDIAKLDGSGGESIYGGKFSDENFKLKHDGPGVLSMASPAPDSNGSQFFMSFRAAPRLDGKNVVFGKVVSGMSLLKKMEQAGSDKGKPICTVKIVDCGEASDNKTKTELGTVKEDKLIKSGRDLPSDDSSDGERRIGHKRTVNDKRKKRKRRYSSSDSYSSNNSDSDSYSSDSISDSESDSDYSSSDASSSSDSRHKRRKKTSKKDRYRHGKRKRDLLREKQQRRHNKRSRRRSSESSSDPESESASSSSSDNEQADCQRDAHKTKSSLRGTDISAKAPAGQTKLPAMVLGEEETGGGPRKDEKETVKDNASHEEGELLNGHGEFREKENVLGAKVDRTVNLQSQSDDKSSRFRSKDLKGSSSASLRSGQPIPDKILHLEGATASSMRENERQNQKSPSRSPEKSPGHKASEATLNRGRNLSRSRSREGAPKRLRKGRGFTEQYAYVRKYRTPSPERSPVRSHYYRGRNEWASGQDRYSRYRTYTERTRVQHYRRSPRGGSPLRYRSRRGRSRSTSPSPVGYRGHGRDRSRSPRRSLSPKFDRGPTVSDRLRSRLGPQGNRHPSDRGRSRSRNRDSLASRSPDAGPHANKDKGDMRSRSSSRSSSPAGNRGLVSYGDGSPDR; encoded by the exons atggccaagaAGAAAAATCCCCTTGTGTTTCTGGACATATCAATTGATGGAAACCGAGCTGAAAGAATAGTAATCGAG CTCTTTTCAGATGTTGTTCCTAAGACTGCTGAGAACTTTCGAGCGCTTTGTACTG GAGAGAAGGGCATTGGGGCTTCTACTGGAAAATCATTACATTACAAGGGATCAATTTTTCATCGCATTGTCAAAAGATTTGGTGCTCAA GGTGGCGATATTGCAAAACTAGATG GCAGTGGTGGAGAAAGTATATATGGAGGAAAGTTTTCAG ATGAGAATTTTAAGCTGAAGCATGATGGACCTGGTGTTTTGTCCATGGCAAGTCCTGCACCAGATTCAAATGGATCGCAATTTTTCATGAGCTTCAGGGCTGCACCACGCCTTGACGG caaAAATGTTGTTTTTGGGAAGGTCGTGAGTGGAATGAGTTTGCTGAAGAAGATGGAACAGGCAGGTTCAGATAAAGGAAAACCTATTTGCACTGTTAAAATTGTGGATTGTGGTGAAGCTTCTGATAATAAAACTAAAACTGAACTTGGGACTGTAAAAG AAGATAAGCTTATAAAATCAGGAAGGGATCTTCCTTCAGATGATAGTTCTGATGGAGAGAGGAGGATAGGACACAAGAGAACTGTTaatgacaaaagaaagaagagaaagagaagatacTCATCATCTGATTCATACAGCTCCAACAACTCTGATTCAGACTCTTACTCCTCTGATAGCATCTCTGACTCAGAATCTGATTCAGACTATTCATCATCAGATGCTAGTTCATCCAGTGATTCAAGACACAAGAGGAGAAAGAAAACATCAAAAAAGGATAGATACAGGCATGGGAAAAGAAAGAGGGACTTGCTTAGAGAGAAGCAACAAAGGAGGCATAATAAAAGATCAAGACGGAG GAGTTCGGAAAGTTCAAGTGATCCGGAGAGTGAGAGTGCCAGCAGTAGTAGCTCGGATAATGAACAAGCTGATTGTCAGAGGGATGCTCATAAAACCAAAAGTTCATTACGAGGCACTGATATCTCTGCTAAAGCTCCTG CCGGACAGACAAAACTTCCTGCAATGGTCTTGGGTGAAGAAGAAACTGGAGGAGGGCCAAGGAAAGATGAAAAGGAAACTGTCAAGGATAATGCTTCACATGAAGAGGGTGAACTCCTTAATGGACATGGTGAATTTCGAGAAAAAGAGAATGTCTTGGGAGCCAAAGTTGACAGAACTGTGAATCTACAATCACAATCAGATGACAAATCAAGCAGATTCAG GAGCAAGGATCTCAAGGGAAGTTCAAGTGCAAGTCTTAGGAGTGGTCAACCAATTCCAGATAAGATCCTACATTTGGAAGGTGCTACTGCAAGTTCAATGAGAGAGAATGAAAGGCAAAATCAGAAAAGTCCTTCAAGGAGTCCAGAAAAAAGCCCTGGGCATAAAGCTTCTGAAGCCACTTTAAATCGTGGAAGGAATTTGTCAAGAAGCCGTTCCCGAGAGGGTGCCCCAAAGCGACTAAGGAAAGGACGAGGATTTACTGAGCAGTATGCATATGTCCGCAAATACAGAACTCCTTCACCAGAGCGTTCTCCTGTTCGCTCCCACTATTACAGGGGAAGAAATGAATGGGCAAGCGGCCAGGATAG GTACTCAAGATATAGGACTTACACTGAGCGCACACGAGTACAACACTATCGTCGCTCCCCAAGAGGTGGTAGTCCACTCAG ATATCGAAGCAGGAGAGGGAGAAGCAGGAGTACTTCACCCAGTCCTGTTGGTTATCGTGGCCATGGGAGGGATCGCAGCCGGAGCCCAAGACGCAGCCTGAGTCCTAAATTTGACCGGGGACCAACGGTTAGTGATAGACTCCGATCTCGTCTTGGTCCACAAGGAAATAGACACCCTTCTGATAGAGGAAGGTCGAGGTCAAGGAACCGGGATTCTTTGGCTTCCAGGTCTCCTGATGCAGGCCCTCATGCCAACAAAGACAAGGGTGATATGAGGTCTCGAAGCAGTTCTAGATCCAGCAGCCCTGCTGGAAACCGTGGGTTGGTTTCTTATGGAGACGGGAGCCCTGATAGGTAG